The following proteins come from a genomic window of Triticum aestivum cultivar Chinese Spring chromosome 6A, IWGSC CS RefSeq v2.1, whole genome shotgun sequence:
- the LOC123131980 gene encoding probable polygalacturonase At1g80170 has translation MGRGRRSGMRPVPLFLVLVLVLVLVFMAMARVAAAEGSDVADGVDAGEDEAFEKRFLKLWTDGGGGDEEDHLRWYGDDDDDYGDIYDDEKVEEMVEEEEGEDGIMLGVTRCPNPNKKKKTKRNVVKVDSYGAVGDGCADDTEAFAKAWEKACSLKDAVLVVPKGRRYKIGPSRFMGPCKERLVVLIHGTIVAPEEPSQWDPRSPRLWLLFGGLVGARIQGGGVIDGSGSKWWANSCKIDRSKPCKGAPTAVTIDSCRGVRVRGLTVQNAQQMHLTVSRSRGVRLDGMAIQAPGDSPNTDGIHVAESTAVTITGARIGTGDDCVSISNASFAVKMKGIVCDPGHGISIGSLGRGGSYAAVEGVTLDDARISRAQNGVRIKTWQGGAGYVRNVRFSNVLVEAVDHPIIIDQFYCDARTACANQTSNVAVSNVSYRNISGTATRDEAIKFACSDAVPCSDIVLSNINLLGDDGAEVQAVCNCAMGLGYDPVRPAVDCLRNNACGGGGGGQKLGAEEPSTTDAPLHAEL, from the exons ATGGGGCGAGGGAGAAGGAGTGGCATGAGGCCAGTGCCGTTGTTcttggtgctggtgctggtgctggtgttGGTGTTCATGGCCATGGCGAGGGTGGCTGCGGCCGAGGGAAGCGACGTTGCCGATGGTGTCGATGCCGGCGAGGACGAGGCTTTTGAGAAGAGGTTCTTGAAGCTGTGGACGGACGGAGGCGGCGGGGACGAGGAAGACCACCTCAGATGGTAcggtgatgacgacgatgattaTGGTGATATCTACGACGACGAAAAGGTCGAAgagatggtggaggaggaggagggggaagatgGCATTATGCTGGGGGTGACGAGATGCCCGAAtccgaacaagaagaagaagacgaagaggaaCGTCGTGAAGGTCGACAGCTACGGCGCGGTGGGCGACGGCTGCGCCGACGACACAGAG GCATTCGCAAAGGCGTGGGAGAAGGCGTGCTCGCTCAAGGACGCGGTGCTGGTGGTGCCCAAAGGCCGGCGCTACAAGATCGGCCCGAGCCGGTTCATGGGCCCGTGCAAGGAGAGGCTGGTGGTGCTGATCCACGGCACCATCGTGGCGCCGGAGGAGCCGTCGCAGTGGGACCCCAGGAGCCCGCGTCTGTGGCTCCTCTTCGGCGGGCTCGTCGGCGCGCGCATCCAAGGCGGGGGCGTCATCGACGGCTCCGGCTCCAAATGGTGGGCCAACTCCTGCAAGATCGACCGGTCCAAGCCGTGCAAGGGCGCGCCAACGGCGGTGACCATCGACTCGTGCCGGGGCGTGCGGGTGCGCGGCCTGACCGTCCAGAACGCGCAGCAGATGCACCTGACGGTGTCGCGGTCGCGCGGGGTGCGGCTGGACGGCATGGCCATCCAGGCGCCGGGGGACAGCCCCAACACCGACGGCATCCACGTGGCGGAGTCCACGGCGGTGACCATCACCGGCGCCCGCATCGGCACCGGCGACGACTGCGTGTCCATCTCCAACGCCAGCTTCgcggtgaagatgaagggcatcGTGTGCGACCCGGGCCACGGCATCAGCATCGGCAGCCTGGGGCGGGGCGGCTCCTACGCCGCCGTGGAGGGGGTGACCCTCGACGACGCCCGCATCTCCCGCGCCCAGAACGGCGTCCGGATCAAGACCTGGCAGGGCGGCGCCGGGTACGTGCGCAACGTGCGCTTCTCCAACGTGCTGGTGGAGGCCGTCGACCACCCCATCATCATCGACCAGTTCTACTGCGACGCCAGGACGGCGTGCGCCAACCAGACCAGCAACGTGGCCGTCAGCAACGTCTCGTACCGGAACATCTCCGGCACGGCCACGCGGGACGAGGCCATCAAGTTCGCCTGCAGCGACGCCGTGCCCTGCAGCGACATCGTGCTCAGCAACATCAACCTGCtcggcgacgacggtgccgaggtGCAGGCCGTGTGCAACTGCGCCATGGGGCTGGGCTACGACCCCGTCCGCCCCGCCGTCGACTGCCTCAGGAACaacgcgtgcggcggcggcggcggagggcagaAGTTGGGCGCGGAGGAGCCGTCGACGACGGACGCGCCGCTGCACGCCGAGCTGTGA
- the LOC123131979 gene encoding BOI-related E3 ubiquitin-protein ligase 1 encodes MEGHVFGGGNWGSSPYPGPNANINASVNENQFMFDAKAAPQQLQLFGSNAVGTSGYYNYNGNGNPYVMNQPRKTSNCAADEKKLKLQMSLNNFHAGDADRLACTGNSSVVSTGLKLSYEDNEHNSSFTSGSGSMSSLTSTTPFGHDIMTEMEKGNKEIDYYLRSQVEQLSRRVKEMKQRQMVSLVSTLERGVGKKLREKELEVEAMNKKSQELNEQIRQVAIQVQSWQSAALYNESVASTLKTQLMKVVADHANLTREGCGDSVVESGAVPGQKNINTVPGGFFKSSLLPGVKSGVAGSGLAACKWCGAKEAAVLVMPCRHLCLCADCDRVTDACPVCQYPKSGSVEINMS; translated from the exons ATGGAGGGGCACGTGTTCGGAGGCGGCAACTGGGGCTCGTCGCCCTACCCTGGCCCCAACGCCAACATCAACGCCAGCGTCAACGAGAACCAGTTCATGTTCGATGCCAAGGCCGCGCCGCAGCAGCTTCAGCTCTTCGGGAGCAACGCGG TTGGCACCAGTGGATATTATAACTACAATGGAAATGGCAACCCATATGTTATGAACCAACCAAGAAAGACAAGCAATTGTGCAGCGGATGAAAAGAAGCTCAAGCTTCAGATGTCCTTGAACAACTTTCATGCAGGAGATGCCGACCGGTTGGCATGTACTGGTAATTCAAGTGTTGTGTCTACTGGGCTGAAACTGTCCTACGAGGATAATGAGCATAATTCTTCCTTCACGTCTGGTAGTGGAAGCATGTCTTCTTTGACTTCCACGACGCCTTTTGGTCATGATATTATGACTGAAATGGAGAAAGGAAACAAAGAGATTGACTATTATTTGAGAAGCCAG GTGGAACAACTCAGTAGGCGTGTGAAAGAGATGAAGCAAAGGCAGATGGTTTCTCTCGTGTCTACTCTCGAAAGAGGGGTAGGAAAGAAGCTGAGGGAGAAGGAGCTCGAGGTGGAGGCCATGAACAAAAAAAGCCAGGAGCTGAATGAACAGATCCGACAGGTGGCCATCCAGGTCCAGTCATGGCAGTCAGCCGCGCTCTACAACGAATCTGTTGCCAGCACCCTGAAGACCCAGCTCATGAAAGTGGTGGCGGACCACGCCAACCTCACCAGGGAAGGTTGCGGCGACAGCGTAGTGGAGAGCGGCGCTGTGCCCGGCCAGAAGAACATCAACACTGTCCCCGGAGGCTTCTTCAAGTCGAGCCTCCTCCCTGGAGTCAAGAGCGGCGTAGCCGGCAGTGGGCTTGCAGCCTGCAAGTGGTGCGGAGCGAAGGAGGCGGCAGTGCTGGTGATGCCTTGCCGCCACCTGTGCCTGTGCGCCGACTGCGATAGGGTCACAGATGCATGCCCTGTCTGTCAGTACCCCAAGAGCGGTAGCGTTGAGATCAACATGTCCTAG